The following coding sequences are from one Shewanella eurypsychrophilus window:
- a CDS encoding chaperone NapD translates to MSLPEAHISSLLVQVSPEHLDETKKRIEAFDEAEIYGVSEVGKIVVVLETQAEGFITDVIEKINNMPGVLGATMVYHQIDSEPNNDTDNSYSVSEEQV, encoded by the coding sequence ATGTCGTTACCTGAGGCGCATATCTCAAGCCTACTTGTTCAGGTTAGTCCTGAACATTTAGATGAAACTAAAAAAAGAATTGAAGCATTTGATGAAGCCGAAATTTATGGCGTCAGTGAAGTTGGAAAAATCGTTGTAGTCCTAGAGACTCAAGCAGAAGGCTTTATTACCGACGTGATTGAAAAAATTAATAATATGCCAGGCGTGCTTGGTGCCACTATGGTTTATCACCAAATTGATAGTGAACCCAATAACGATACTGATAACAGTTATAGTGTTAGCGAGGAACAAGTATGA
- the napA gene encoding nitrate reductase catalytic subunit NapA — MKMSRREFIKANAAASAAALAGITLPATATNLIASSEQSKIHWDKAPCRFCGTGCSVLVGTQEGKVVATQGDPEAPVNKGLNCIKGYFLSKIMYGNDRLTQPLLRQTNGKFDKNGDFAPVSWDQAFDIMADKWKAALKEKGPTSVGMFGSGQWTVMEGYAASKMMKAGFRSNNIDPNARHCMASAVGGFMRSFGIDEPMGCYDDFEEADAFVLWGSNMAEMHPILWSRITDRRLSHPHVKVNVLSTYYHRSFELADKGYIFKPQTDLAIANFIAHYIIENDAVNWDFVTKHTHFKQATTDIGYGLRDEHPLQQKAANPNVGKIHSIDFEEYKKSVAPYTLEKTAEMTGLTEEKLITLAKQFADPKIKVMSLWTMGMNQHTRGVWMNSLVYNIHLLVGKISTPGNGPFSLTGQPSACGTAREVGTFSHRLPADMVVANPKHRKLAEKLWKIPEGTIPPKPGFHAVQQDRKLNDGVLNAYWTMCNNNMQAGPNINGERLPGYRNPKNFIVCSDPYPTATAQAADLILPTSMWVEKEGAYGNAERRTQVWYQQVKAPGESKSDLWQIMEFAKRFKIEEVWTEELIAKMPEVRGKNMCEVLFENGQVNKFPLSEAQALNDDAQDQGYYVQKGLFEEYASFGRGHGHDLAPYERYHKERGLRWPVVDGKETKWRFKEGSDPYVGKGKGFEFYGKPDGKAWIISAPYEAPPESPDEEFPLWLCTGRVLEHWHTGTMTRRVPELYKAVPDGLCYMHPDDAKSHGVRRGDEVLMSNKRGDIRVRVETRGRNRPPKGLVFVPFFDARILINKLILDATDPLSKQTDYKKCPVKITKIA; from the coding sequence ATGAAAATGTCTAGACGTGAGTTTATCAAAGCAAATGCAGCGGCATCAGCTGCAGCACTTGCAGGGATCACTCTTCCAGCCACAGCAACGAATTTAATTGCATCGAGTGAACAATCAAAAATTCATTGGGATAAAGCGCCTTGTCGTTTCTGTGGTACAGGTTGCTCGGTACTTGTTGGGACTCAAGAGGGTAAAGTTGTTGCGACTCAAGGCGACCCTGAAGCGCCTGTCAACAAAGGACTTAACTGTATTAAGGGTTACTTCCTTTCAAAAATCATGTACGGCAACGATCGCTTAACTCAGCCACTGTTACGTCAAACTAATGGAAAATTTGATAAAAATGGTGACTTTGCACCAGTAAGCTGGGATCAAGCCTTCGATATCATGGCTGATAAGTGGAAAGCGGCTTTAAAAGAGAAAGGGCCTACCAGTGTGGGCATGTTTGGCTCTGGTCAGTGGACCGTAATGGAAGGCTATGCTGCATCTAAGATGATGAAAGCAGGTTTTCGCTCTAACAACATCGACCCTAATGCACGTCACTGTATGGCTTCAGCCGTTGGTGGCTTTATGCGTAGCTTTGGTATCGATGAGCCAATGGGTTGTTATGATGATTTCGAAGAAGCCGATGCCTTTGTGTTATGGGGCTCGAATATGGCAGAGATGCACCCCATTTTATGGAGTCGCATCACCGACCGTCGCTTAAGTCATCCCCATGTGAAAGTGAACGTATTATCAACCTATTATCACCGTTCATTTGAACTTGCTGATAAAGGCTATATCTTTAAGCCGCAAACCGATCTTGCGATAGCCAACTTTATTGCTCACTACATCATTGAAAACGATGCAGTCAACTGGGATTTTGTTACTAAGCATACCCATTTCAAGCAAGCCACTACAGACATTGGTTATGGTCTAAGGGATGAGCATCCGCTGCAACAAAAGGCAGCTAACCCCAATGTAGGTAAAATACATTCAATTGACTTTGAAGAGTATAAAAAATCAGTAGCGCCATATACGCTTGAAAAAACAGCTGAAATGACCGGTCTAACTGAAGAGAAACTGATCACACTCGCTAAGCAGTTTGCCGATCCAAAGATTAAGGTGATGTCACTTTGGACTATGGGGATGAATCAACATACCCGTGGTGTGTGGATGAACTCTTTGGTTTATAACATTCATCTTTTAGTGGGTAAAATATCAACTCCTGGTAATGGACCATTCTCGTTAACTGGCCAACCTTCGGCGTGCGGTACTGCACGTGAAGTGGGAACGTTCTCGCATCGTTTACCTGCAGACATGGTCGTTGCCAACCCTAAGCATCGAAAGCTTGCTGAGAAGCTATGGAAAATTCCTGAAGGCACTATTCCACCAAAGCCTGGGTTCCATGCAGTACAGCAAGACCGTAAATTAAATGACGGTGTGCTTAATGCTTACTGGACTATGTGTAACAACAATATGCAGGCCGGTCCTAACATCAATGGTGAGCGTTTACCTGGCTACCGTAATCCGAAAAACTTTATTGTTTGTTCAGACCCATACCCAACGGCAACAGCACAAGCGGCTGACCTTATCTTACCGACTTCTATGTGGGTAGAAAAAGAGGGGGCTTACGGTAATGCTGAGCGTCGTACTCAGGTTTGGTATCAGCAGGTTAAAGCGCCTGGTGAATCTAAATCAGATTTATGGCAGATTATGGAATTTGCAAAACGCTTCAAAATTGAAGAAGTGTGGACCGAAGAACTGATCGCTAAGATGCCAGAAGTACGTGGTAAGAATATGTGTGAAGTGTTATTCGAAAACGGCCAAGTAAATAAGTTCCCATTATCAGAAGCGCAAGCGCTCAATGATGATGCACAAGATCAAGGTTACTATGTTCAAAAAGGTCTATTTGAAGAGTACGCAAGCTTTGGACGTGGACATGGCCATGATTTAGCGCCATACGAACGCTACCATAAAGAGCGTGGTTTACGCTGGCCTGTTGTCGATGGCAAAGAGACAAAATGGCGCTTTAAAGAGGGTTCAGATCCCTATGTTGGCAAAGGCAAAGGATTTGAATTCTATGGCAAGCCAGATGGCAAAGCGTGGATAATCTCAGCACCTTACGAGGCGCCACCAGAATCTCCAGATGAAGAGTTTCCTCTCTGGTTATGTACTGGTCGTGTACTTGAGCATTGGCATACGGGAACCATGACACGTCGTGTACCTGAGCTTTATAAGGCCGTCCCTGATGGGCTTTGTTACATGCATCCAGATGATGCTAAGTCTCATGGTGTACGTCGTGGTGATGAAGTGCTAATGAGTAACAAGCGTGGTGATATTCGTGTTCGTGTAGAGACTCGAGGCCGTAACCGTCCACCAAAAGGTTTGGTGTTTGTGCCTTTCTTTGATGCACGTATCTTAATTAATAAACTTATTTTAGATGCAACCGATCCGTTATCGAAACAGACAGACTATAAAAAGTGTCCTGTTAAAATTACTAAAATAGCATAA
- a CDS encoding nitrate reductase cytochrome c-type subunit: MKKSILLTLSITLTLISGFAISQDRGIGGVESLRGTAELEVTRAADPMKKVPRDQVDIESSYVFQPPLIPHHIRSYEVSLNANKCLSCHGWKNAKQMGATKISVTHFTNRNDEVLADVSPRRYFCLQCHVTQADAKPLVGNSFERVQSLQK, encoded by the coding sequence ATGAAAAAATCAATTTTATTGACGTTGAGCATTACCTTAACTCTGATCAGTGGTTTTGCTATCAGTCAGGATCGTGGTATTGGTGGTGTTGAGTCTTTACGCGGCACTGCTGAGTTAGAAGTCACAAGAGCGGCAGATCCTATGAAGAAGGTGCCGCGAGATCAGGTGGATATTGAAAGCAGTTATGTGTTTCAGCCACCACTGATCCCGCATCACATCAGAAGCTATGAAGTCTCTCTTAATGCAAACAAGTGTTTATCATGCCATGGTTGGAAAAATGCCAAGCAGATGGGCGCGACTAAAATTAGTGTGACTCACTTTACTAATCGAAACGATGAAGTGTTGGCTGATGTTTCTCCTCGACGATACTTTTGCCTGCAGTGTCACGTGACACAAGCAGATGCGAAACCGTTAGTGGGTAACTCGTTTGAACGTGTTCAGTCACTGCAAAAATAG